A region from the Kribbella shirazensis genome encodes:
- the uvrC gene encoding excinuclease ABC subunit UvrC — protein MADPSSYRPAPGSIPDSPGVYRFSDSAGRVIYVGKAKNLRARLSSYFQDLVNLHPRTQAMVTTAAKVEWTVVGSEVESLQLEYSWIKEYDPRFNVKYRDDKSYPWLAITLNEEYPRVMVGRGQKKKGVRYFGPYSHAWAIRESVDLLLRVFPMRSCSKGVFNRHRQIGRPCLLGYIGKCAAPCTGQVTQEEHRKIVDDFAAFLSGQTATYVRRLQKEMQAAAAELEYERAAKIRDDLAALEKALAKNAVVLGDGTDTDVIALSEDPLEVAVQIFYVRGGRIRGERGWIADKADGTATTADLVSHFIQQTYAGDSGDTIPREILVPTMPEDADALTEWLEELRGARVSIRVPQRGDKKALMATVERNALQTLTMHKTKRASDLTTRNQALEEIQAALDLPEAPLRLECYDVSNLQGTEVVASMVVFEDGLPRKSEYRRFVIKGVDGQNDVASIAEVLTRRFKRLLDERAAQTADDDPSATLIDPETGRAKKFAYAPGLVVVDGGPPQVAAARQAMDEIGVGDIPVVGLAKRLEEVWVPDEEDPVIFSRTSEGLYLLQRLRDEAHRFAITHHRSRRSKSMVESVLDEVPGLGEVRRKTLLRHFGSLKKLRSATIDEVADLPGFGRRTAESVVLAVNAAATKAETGRAPAINMATGEILGDDVPAPAGQRSIDTADGDPGRTEN, from the coding sequence GTGGCTGATCCGTCCTCCTATCGTCCCGCTCCGGGATCGATTCCCGACTCACCCGGTGTCTACCGCTTCAGCGACTCCGCCGGGCGGGTGATCTACGTCGGCAAGGCGAAGAACCTGCGGGCCCGGTTGTCGTCGTACTTCCAGGACCTGGTGAACCTGCACCCGCGCACGCAGGCGATGGTGACGACGGCTGCCAAGGTCGAGTGGACGGTGGTCGGCAGCGAGGTCGAGTCGCTGCAGCTCGAGTACTCCTGGATCAAGGAGTACGACCCGCGGTTCAACGTGAAGTACCGCGACGACAAGTCGTACCCGTGGCTCGCCATCACCCTCAACGAGGAGTATCCGCGGGTCATGGTCGGCCGCGGCCAGAAGAAGAAGGGCGTGCGGTACTTCGGTCCGTACAGCCACGCCTGGGCGATCCGCGAGTCCGTGGACCTGCTGCTGCGGGTGTTCCCGATGCGCTCGTGCAGCAAGGGCGTGTTCAACCGGCACCGCCAGATCGGCCGGCCCTGCCTGCTCGGGTACATCGGCAAGTGCGCCGCGCCCTGCACGGGGCAGGTGACGCAGGAGGAACACCGCAAGATCGTCGACGACTTCGCCGCGTTCCTCTCCGGCCAGACCGCGACGTACGTGCGCCGGCTGCAGAAGGAGATGCAGGCCGCCGCCGCCGAGCTGGAGTACGAGCGGGCCGCGAAGATCCGCGACGACCTGGCCGCCCTGGAGAAGGCGCTGGCCAAGAACGCGGTCGTCCTCGGCGACGGTACCGACACGGACGTGATCGCACTGAGCGAGGACCCGCTCGAGGTCGCCGTCCAGATCTTCTACGTCCGCGGCGGCCGGATCCGCGGTGAGCGCGGGTGGATCGCCGACAAGGCGGACGGTACGGCGACCACCGCCGACCTGGTCTCGCACTTCATCCAGCAGACGTACGCCGGGGACTCGGGCGACACGATCCCGCGGGAGATCCTCGTGCCGACGATGCCCGAGGACGCGGACGCGCTGACCGAGTGGCTGGAGGAGCTGCGCGGCGCGCGGGTCTCGATCAGGGTCCCACAGCGCGGCGACAAGAAGGCGCTGATGGCGACCGTCGAGCGCAACGCGCTGCAGACGCTGACGATGCACAAGACCAAGCGGGCCAGTGACCTGACCACGCGCAACCAGGCGCTGGAGGAGATCCAGGCCGCGCTCGACCTGCCCGAAGCGCCGCTACGGCTGGAGTGCTATGACGTCTCGAACCTGCAGGGCACCGAGGTGGTCGCCTCGATGGTGGTGTTCGAGGACGGCCTGCCGCGCAAGAGCGAGTACCGGCGGTTCGTGATCAAGGGCGTCGACGGGCAGAACGACGTCGCCTCGATCGCGGAGGTGCTGACCCGGCGGTTCAAGCGGCTGCTCGACGAGCGCGCCGCGCAGACGGCAGACGACGACCCGTCGGCCACCCTCATCGATCCCGAGACCGGAAGAGCGAAGAAGTTCGCCTATGCGCCGGGGCTCGTCGTCGTCGACGGTGGACCGCCTCAGGTAGCGGCAGCCCGCCAGGCGATGGACGAGATCGGGGTTGGCGACATTCCCGTCGTCGGGCTGGCCAAGCGCCTCGAGGAGGTCTGGGTGCCGGACGAGGAAGACCCGGTCATCTTCTCCCGTACGTCGGAAGGCTTGTACCTGCTGCAGCGCCTGCGCGACGAGGCGCACCGGTTCGCCATCACGCACCACCGCAGCCGGCGCTCGAAGTCGATGGTCGAGAGCGTCCTCGACGAGGTCCCAGGACTGGGTGAAGTGCGGCGGAAGACGCTGCTGCGGCACTTCGGCTCGCTCAAGAAGTTGCGGTCCGCCACGATCGACGAGGTGGCCGATCTGCCCGGTTTCGGGCGGCGTACGGCCGAGTCCGTCGTACTCGCGGTTAACGCTGCCGCAACGAAGGCGGAAACCGGCCGGGCGCCCGCGATCAACATGGCCACGGGCGAGATACTGGGTGACGACGTCCCGGCGCCGGCCGGACAGCGGTCGATCGACACGGCCGACGGGGACCCAGGGAGAACTGAGAACTGA
- the rapZ gene encoding RNase adapter RapZ — protein MDDTGGNLIIVSGMSGAGRSSVADVLEDLGWFVVDNLPPMFLTTIVEQVVGTGAAPRLAVVVDVRTGLFFDELSSAIHDLRLKGYRPLTLFLEASDDVIVRRQESVRRPHPLQGEGRLLDGIQRERELLGDIRAGADLVIDTSSLNIHQLAAKIVNAFGDEENAELRATVVSFGFKYGIPVDADVVADMRFIPNPYWQPDLRPMTGQDRPVSDFVLGHPLAQQFLQNYVDVLDTLRTGYLNEGKRFVTVAIGCTGGKHRSVAMAEEIARRLREKGSPTLVVHRDLGRE, from the coding sequence ATGGACGACACAGGCGGCAACCTGATCATCGTGTCCGGTATGTCGGGCGCGGGACGCAGCTCCGTCGCCGACGTACTCGAGGACCTCGGCTGGTTCGTGGTGGACAACCTGCCGCCGATGTTCCTGACCACCATCGTCGAGCAGGTCGTCGGGACCGGCGCGGCACCGCGGCTCGCGGTCGTCGTCGACGTCCGGACCGGTCTGTTCTTCGACGAGCTGAGCTCGGCGATCCATGACCTGCGGCTGAAGGGGTACCGGCCGCTGACGCTGTTCCTGGAGGCCTCCGACGACGTGATCGTGCGCCGCCAGGAGAGCGTCCGCCGGCCGCACCCGCTGCAGGGCGAGGGCCGGCTGCTGGACGGCATCCAGCGGGAACGCGAGCTGCTCGGGGACATCCGGGCCGGCGCCGACCTGGTGATCGACACCTCGAGCCTGAACATCCACCAGCTCGCGGCGAAGATCGTGAACGCCTTCGGCGACGAGGAGAACGCCGAGCTCCGGGCGACCGTGGTGTCGTTCGGGTTCAAGTACGGCATCCCGGTGGACGCCGACGTGGTCGCCGACATGCGCTTCATCCCGAACCCGTACTGGCAGCCGGACCTGCGCCCGATGACCGGGCAGGACCGGCCTGTGTCAGACTTCGTGCTCGGCCATCCGCTGGCCCAGCAGTTCCTGCAGAACTACGTGGACGTGCTGGACACCCTGCGGACCGGCTACCTGAACGAGGGCAAGCGCTTCGTCACCGTCGCGATCGGCTGCACCGGGGGTAAGCACCGCAGCGTCGCGATGGCCGAGGAGATCGCCCGCAGGCTGCGCGAGAAAGGGTCACCGACGTTGGTCGTGCACCGGGACCTGGGGCGGGAGTGA
- a CDS encoding uridine diphosphate-N-acetylglucosamine-binding protein YvcK, translated as MSGAPRVVALGGGHGLAASLSALRHVTDQLTAVVTVADNGGSSGRLRQELGVLPPGDLRMALAALCRDDEWGRTWADVLQHRFRSNGELHDHAVGNLLIVALWELLGEAVDGLDWVARLLGAEGRVLPMSAVPLDITARVLGLDPAHPEAITEIRGQAEVATTEGHVVDVALDPADPPACPEALVAVAEADWVVVGPGSWFTSVIPNLLVPELCRGLEQTSARRLLTLNLGEQKGETDGFSPETHLEVLGAHAPDLRIDVVLADAGHVPDPESLRRTAQSLGAELVIADIADDDRDLHHAPDKLAKVYREIFR; from the coding sequence GTGAGCGGCGCCCCACGGGTTGTCGCACTCGGCGGCGGACACGGCTTGGCTGCCTCACTGTCCGCTCTTCGCCATGTCACCGATCAACTGACCGCGGTCGTCACCGTCGCGGACAACGGCGGCTCGTCGGGCCGCCTGCGCCAGGAGCTCGGCGTGCTGCCGCCGGGCGACCTGCGGATGGCGCTGGCCGCGCTGTGCCGCGACGACGAATGGGGCCGTACCTGGGCCGACGTCCTCCAGCACCGCTTCCGCAGCAACGGCGAGCTGCACGACCACGCGGTCGGCAACCTGCTGATCGTCGCGCTGTGGGAGCTGCTCGGCGAGGCGGTCGACGGACTCGACTGGGTGGCCCGGCTGCTCGGCGCGGAGGGCCGGGTGCTGCCGATGTCCGCCGTACCGCTGGACATCACCGCGCGGGTGCTCGGGCTGGACCCGGCGCATCCGGAAGCCATCACCGAGATCCGCGGTCAGGCCGAGGTGGCGACGACCGAGGGGCATGTGGTGGACGTCGCGCTCGATCCGGCGGACCCGCCCGCTTGTCCCGAGGCGCTCGTTGCTGTCGCGGAAGCCGACTGGGTCGTCGTCGGTCCGGGGTCGTGGTTCACCTCCGTGATCCCGAACCTGCTGGTCCCCGAGCTGTGCCGCGGCCTCGAGCAGACCAGCGCCCGGCGGCTGCTCACGCTCAACCTGGGGGAGCAGAAGGGCGAGACCGACGGTTTCTCGCCCGAGACCCACCTGGAGGTGCTGGGCGCGCACGCGCCGGACCTGCGGATCGACGTCGTGCTCGCCGACGCCGGTCACGTGCCCGACCCCGAGTCGCTGCGCCGTACGGCGCAGTCCCTCGGGGCCGAGCTGGTGATCGCCGACATCGCCGACGACGACCGCGACCTCCACCACGCCCCGGACAAACTGGCGAAGGTCTACCGCGAGATCTTCCGCTAG
- a CDS encoding SigE family RNA polymerase sigma factor, with translation MKASDEAEFTEFAATMVRRLRRTAYLMCGDWHRAEDAAQDALVKVYRRWHRIDRTQGLNGYAHQCLVTAVFDQSRKPWRRERLVDTDDQAGPLPDPGGAVDDRMLVVQALGALPPSQRACVVLRHYADLSLEQTADILGVGTGGVKSQTSRGLARLRELLDQTERSAP, from the coding sequence ATGAAGGCATCGGACGAGGCGGAGTTCACGGAGTTTGCCGCGACGATGGTTCGGCGGTTGCGGCGGACGGCGTATCTCATGTGTGGAGACTGGCATCGGGCGGAGGACGCTGCTCAGGACGCCTTGGTGAAGGTGTATCGGCGGTGGCATCGGATCGACCGGACGCAGGGGCTGAACGGGTATGCCCATCAGTGCCTGGTGACCGCTGTGTTCGACCAGTCGCGGAAGCCATGGCGCCGGGAGCGGCTCGTGGACACCGACGACCAGGCCGGGCCGTTGCCCGACCCGGGCGGCGCGGTCGACGACCGGATGCTCGTCGTACAGGCCCTGGGCGCACTGCCGCCGAGTCAGCGCGCGTGCGTCGTACTGCGGCACTACGCCGACCTGAGCCTCGAACAGACCGCCGACATCCTCGGCGTCGGCACCGGCGGCGTGAAGAGCCAGACGTCTCGCGGCCTCGCCCGGCTGCGCGAACTCCTCGACCAGACCGAAAGGAGCGCCCCGTGA
- the whiA gene encoding DNA-binding protein WhiA, which translates to MAMTAQVKSELTSIQVTKPCCRKAEVSSILRFAGGLHLVSGRIVVEAELDSGAAARRLRKDIAEIFGHPSDVVVISPSGIRKQTKYVVRVVRDGDALARQTGLVDNRGRPVRGLPPAVVSGASCDAVAAWRGAFLAHGSLTEPGRSSSLEVTCPGPEAALALVGAARRLGIGSKAREVRNVDRVVIRDGDAIGALLTRLGAHESVLAWEERRMRREVRATANRLANFDDANLRRSARAAVAAGARVERALEILGDDVPDHLQVAGKLRLEHKQASLEELGQLHEPALTKDAVAGRIRRLLAMADKRAADLGIPNTEANLTPEMLDPA; encoded by the coding sequence ATGGCGATGACAGCACAGGTGAAGTCCGAGCTGACCAGTATTCAGGTGACGAAACCGTGTTGCCGTAAGGCTGAGGTTTCGTCGATCCTGCGGTTTGCGGGTGGGCTGCATCTGGTGTCGGGGCGGATCGTCGTGGAGGCGGAGCTGGACAGTGGCGCCGCGGCGCGGCGGTTGCGCAAGGACATCGCCGAGATCTTCGGGCACCCGTCGGACGTGGTCGTGATCTCGCCCTCGGGCATCCGCAAGCAGACCAAGTACGTCGTCCGCGTGGTCCGTGACGGTGACGCGCTCGCGCGGCAGACCGGCCTGGTGGACAACCGCGGCCGCCCGGTCCGGGGGCTGCCGCCGGCGGTCGTGTCCGGTGCTTCGTGTGACGCGGTCGCAGCCTGGCGGGGTGCGTTCCTGGCGCACGGTTCGCTGACCGAGCCGGGCCGGTCGTCCTCACTCGAGGTGACCTGCCCCGGTCCGGAGGCGGCGCTCGCGCTGGTCGGTGCGGCCCGGCGGCTCGGGATCGGCTCGAAGGCCCGCGAGGTGCGCAACGTGGACCGTGTGGTGATCCGCGACGGCGACGCGATCGGCGCGCTGCTGACCCGGCTCGGCGCGCACGAGTCCGTGCTGGCGTGGGAGGAGCGCCGGATGCGTCGCGAAGTACGCGCGACCGCGAACCGGCTGGCCAACTTCGACGACGCGAACCTGCGGCGTTCGGCCCGTGCGGCAGTGGCAGCGGGGGCCCGTGTCGAGCGGGCGCTGGAGATCCTCGGCGACGACGTACCGGACCACCTGCAGGTGGCGGGCAAGCTGCGGCTGGAGCACAAGCAGGCCAGCCTCGAGGAGCTCGGTCAGCTGCACGAGCCGGCCCTGACCAAGGACGCCGTCGCCGGCCGGATCCGCCGGCTGCTGGCGATGGCCGACAAGCGCGCCGCCGACCTCGGCATCCCGAACACCGAGGCCAACCTGACGCCGGAGATGCTCGACCCGGCCTGA
- a CDS encoding sulfite exporter TauE/SafE family protein, whose translation MEIEIIALLLVAAAVAGWFDAVVGGGGLVQLPVLMLAMPGTPAVSLLATDKLSSIAGTTCAAVTFSRRTKVDVRLALISGIPAVVLSGLGAAAAGTLPSEVLRPVVAAALVAVLAIVVARPSLGLSSTPALPTRGRIAAVVLVTGIALPFYNGLIGPGTGTMMVVALTTLLGIDFTRGSATSKIVNLGSNLGALLVFAWQGQVLWLLGLGMAACNMLGSRLGAGTALRRGSPFVRTVLVIVVSLLLLKLGVEELV comes from the coding sequence ATGGAGATCGAGATCATCGCGCTGCTGCTCGTCGCGGCAGCGGTGGCCGGCTGGTTCGACGCCGTCGTGGGTGGCGGCGGGCTGGTGCAGTTGCCCGTGCTGATGCTGGCGATGCCCGGTACGCCGGCCGTGTCGCTGCTCGCCACGGACAAACTGTCGTCGATCGCCGGTACGACGTGCGCGGCGGTCACCTTCAGCCGCCGGACCAAGGTCGACGTACGGCTCGCCCTGATCAGCGGAATCCCGGCCGTCGTGCTGTCGGGGCTGGGCGCGGCTGCGGCCGGCACGCTTCCGTCAGAGGTACTGCGACCGGTGGTGGCGGCCGCACTCGTCGCCGTCCTCGCCATCGTGGTGGCGCGGCCGAGCCTCGGCCTGAGCTCGACCCCCGCCCTGCCCACCCGCGGCCGGATCGCGGCCGTCGTCCTGGTCACCGGCATCGCGTTGCCGTTCTACAACGGACTCATCGGACCGGGCACCGGCACGATGATGGTGGTCGCGCTGACCACCCTGCTCGGCATCGACTTCACCCGCGGCTCGGCGACGTCCAAGATCGTCAACCTCGGCTCGAACCTGGGCGCCCTGCTGGTGTTCGCCTGGCAGGGTCAGGTGCTCTGGCTGCTCGGACTCGGGATGGCGGCCTGCAACATGCTCGGCAGCCGGCTCGGAGCCGGTACGGCGCTGCGCCGCGGATCACCGTTCGTCCGCACGGTCCTGGTGATCGTCGTGAGCCTGCTGCTGCTGAAACTCGGCGTCGAGGAACTCGTCTGA
- a CDS encoding BTAD domain-containing putative transcriptional regulator, with product MDRPTTRFGVLGPIEVYDAGRTQVVSAEIRRTLLAVLLSRSGSVVPRDVLVAAAWRDRPPTPATVRWHIHQLRQLLGDGDQLTSTPDGYLLQVDAEALDASRFELLLARGRDLTDDPQVAATVLAEALALWRGSAYEGLTDVEVLRDEAGRLAEARLAALELRIEADLALGRSAALIPELTALVAESPLHEGFRAQLMLALYRSGRTADALSAYRAGKALIAEELGLDPGERLRKLEHAILIADPALVPADGIRALPPPAELPPDVPALAGRDRELDRIHAALSQGSPIVAIHGQGGVGKSALAIKVSHRLREAFPDGQLYVDLHGATPGSRPLAPLDVLRRFLRSLGLSDAQLPADLDEAAARFRSSTAGRRMLIVLDDAVDAAQVRRLTPGDRGSAVLVTSRMAMATLDGVTQVHLDALAEADALVVLTDLAGRDRIAAEPEATAEVIRLCGGLPLALRIAAARLAARPDWRISELAGRLAGDRRLDELSDADLSVRASISVGRQTLGRDRSGRLADRILYTVPVLDLPDVDAHVVGALVEAGPGEVQAGLDRLVLARLVEALDTGRYGMHDLVRLYASEVAERELSRAESLAAVRRTGHAYLATTRAVAELMRAVTAKPWLASGIAEPAWSPVALEDLGQAIRWIDAERENLVAVAAAVDDPAVIVGLAAVAQHPFASRGWHTEARRVGRIAVDAAQRVAEPSLIATAHHALGAALIATDPAGAIEPLHLARDLFATVDDSLREATVRTTLAHALVMDGRAPEAENELLRAIGLHHSTGEDELEARDLTNLGIVVQHQGRYDEARRRHEDALELRRRLGDTHGMGISLANLGQLALVLDQPQRSVELLRSSVDLLAAWPNRLGFGRLLWDLGTAYRRLGQEGRAASERERSLMLLAEHGLLTSEQADALLAEPDPPMPAPYRRFA from the coding sequence GTGGACAGACCGACGACGCGGTTCGGCGTACTGGGGCCGATCGAGGTGTACGACGCCGGCCGGACCCAGGTCGTCAGCGCGGAGATCCGCCGGACGCTGCTCGCCGTACTGCTGAGCCGTTCGGGATCCGTCGTACCGCGCGACGTCCTGGTGGCAGCCGCCTGGCGGGACCGGCCGCCGACGCCGGCCACCGTGCGCTGGCACATCCATCAACTGCGGCAGTTGCTCGGTGACGGCGATCAGTTGACCAGCACGCCGGACGGCTACCTGCTCCAGGTGGATGCCGAGGCGCTGGACGCCAGCCGGTTCGAGCTGCTGCTTGCCCGCGGCCGGGACCTGACCGACGATCCGCAGGTCGCGGCGACGGTGCTCGCCGAAGCGCTCGCATTGTGGCGTGGATCGGCGTACGAAGGCCTCACCGACGTGGAGGTGCTCCGGGACGAGGCAGGTCGGCTGGCCGAGGCGCGACTGGCCGCACTGGAACTGCGGATCGAGGCCGACCTGGCGCTGGGCCGGTCGGCCGCACTGATCCCCGAGCTGACCGCCTTGGTGGCCGAAAGCCCTTTACACGAAGGGTTCCGGGCTCAACTCATGCTTGCCCTGTACCGCAGCGGCCGGACCGCCGATGCGCTGTCGGCGTACCGGGCGGGGAAGGCCTTGATCGCCGAAGAGCTCGGGCTCGATCCGGGCGAGCGGCTGCGGAAGCTCGAACACGCCATCCTGATCGCCGACCCCGCGCTCGTACCGGCCGACGGGATCCGGGCGTTGCCGCCACCGGCCGAGCTGCCGCCTGACGTGCCGGCCCTCGCCGGCCGGGACCGAGAGCTCGATCGCATCCACGCCGCACTGAGTCAGGGCTCGCCGATCGTCGCCATCCACGGCCAGGGCGGCGTCGGCAAGTCGGCGCTGGCGATCAAGGTCTCGCACCGGCTCCGCGAGGCGTTTCCGGACGGCCAGTTGTACGTCGACCTGCACGGTGCGACCCCGGGATCGCGGCCGCTCGCGCCGTTGGACGTACTGCGCCGATTCCTGCGCTCGCTCGGCCTGTCCGACGCTCAGCTGCCGGCCGACCTGGACGAGGCCGCCGCACGATTCCGGTCGTCGACGGCCGGCCGGCGGATGCTGATCGTGCTCGACGACGCAGTCGACGCGGCCCAGGTACGACGACTCACGCCCGGCGACCGGGGGAGCGCCGTCCTGGTGACCAGCCGGATGGCCATGGCCACCCTGGACGGTGTGACGCAGGTCCACCTCGATGCCCTCGCCGAGGCGGACGCGCTCGTCGTACTGACAGACCTCGCCGGACGTGACCGGATCGCCGCCGAACCGGAGGCCACGGCGGAGGTGATCAGACTGTGCGGCGGGTTGCCGTTGGCGCTGCGGATCGCCGCGGCCCGGCTGGCCGCACGACCGGACTGGCGGATCTCGGAGCTGGCCGGCCGACTGGCCGGTGATCGGCGGCTGGACGAGCTGAGCGATGCCGATCTGTCGGTGCGGGCCAGCATCAGCGTCGGCCGGCAGACCCTCGGCCGGGATCGCAGCGGCCGGTTGGCTGACCGCATCCTCTACACGGTGCCCGTCCTCGATCTGCCGGATGTCGACGCGCACGTCGTCGGCGCACTGGTCGAGGCCGGGCCCGGCGAGGTACAAGCAGGCCTCGACCGACTCGTTCTCGCCCGGCTGGTCGAAGCTCTCGATACCGGCCGCTACGGGATGCACGACCTGGTCCGGCTGTACGCGAGCGAGGTGGCCGAGCGCGAGCTGTCACGGGCCGAGTCGCTGGCAGCAGTACGTCGTACCGGCCATGCGTACCTTGCGACGACGCGGGCGGTCGCGGAGTTGATGCGAGCGGTGACGGCGAAGCCGTGGCTGGCGTCCGGGATCGCGGAGCCGGCCTGGTCGCCGGTCGCACTCGAGGATCTCGGTCAGGCGATTCGCTGGATCGACGCCGAGCGGGAGAACCTGGTCGCGGTCGCCGCGGCCGTGGACGACCCCGCGGTGATCGTCGGGCTGGCGGCAGTGGCACAGCATCCGTTCGCCAGCCGCGGCTGGCACACCGAAGCACGGCGAGTGGGGCGGATCGCGGTGGACGCTGCCCAGCGCGTTGCGGAGCCGAGTCTGATCGCGACTGCACACCATGCACTGGGAGCGGCTCTGATCGCCACCGATCCGGCCGGTGCGATCGAACCGCTGCACTTGGCGCGCGACTTGTTCGCGACCGTGGACGACAGTCTGCGGGAAGCGACCGTCCGCACGACCCTGGCGCATGCCCTGGTCATGGACGGGCGGGCGCCGGAGGCAGAGAACGAGTTGCTGCGGGCGATCGGGCTTCACCACTCGACCGGTGAGGACGAGTTGGAAGCGCGAGACCTGACCAACCTCGGCATCGTCGTGCAGCACCAGGGCAGGTACGACGAGGCTCGGCGGCGGCACGAGGACGCCTTGGAGCTTCGCCGTCGGCTCGGCGACACCCACGGGATGGGGATCTCCCTGGCGAACCTGGGACAGTTGGCCCTGGTGCTCGATCAACCGCAACGGTCCGTCGAGCTCCTCCGCAGCAGCGTCGATCTGCTCGCCGCCTGGCCGAACCGTCTGGGTTTCGGGCGGCTGCTCTGGGACCTCGGCACGGCGTACCGGAGGCTCGGCCAGGAGGGGCGCGCGGCGTCGGAGCGGGAGCGATCCCTGATGCTGCTGGCCGAGCACGGCCTGCTCACCAGCGAGCAGGCCGACGCGTTGCTGGCCGAACCCGACCCGCCGATGCCCGCGCCGTACCGGCGCTTCGCCTGA
- the gap gene encoding type I glyceraldehyde-3-phosphate dehydrogenase has translation MTVRVGINGFGRIGRNFFRAVQASGADIEVVAVNDLTDNQTLAHLLKYDSILGRFPGEVSATEDDITVAGHAIRAFAERDPANLKWSDVGADVVIESTGFFTDATKAKTHADNGAKKVIISAPAKNEDLTVVMGINHDLYDAEKHTVISNASCTTNCLAPLAKVLHDAFTIEKGLMTTIHAYTQDQNLQDGPHKDLRRARAAALNVVPTSTGAAKAIGLVLPELKGKLDGYSLRVPVPTGSITDLTVDLAREVTVDEVNEAYRVAAEGPFEGILRYSEDPIVSSDIVTDPASCIYDAPITKVIGNQVKVYGWYDNEWGYSNRLVDLVKHVGASL, from the coding sequence GTGACCGTACGCGTAGGTATCAACGGCTTCGGCCGCATCGGCCGTAACTTCTTCCGCGCCGTGCAGGCGTCCGGTGCCGACATCGAGGTCGTCGCCGTCAACGACCTGACCGACAACCAGACTCTTGCTCACCTGCTGAAGTACGACTCGATCCTGGGCCGCTTCCCGGGTGAGGTCTCGGCGACCGAGGACGACATCACCGTCGCCGGCCACGCCATCCGCGCGTTCGCCGAGCGCGACCCGGCCAACCTGAAGTGGTCGGACGTCGGCGCCGACGTCGTGATCGAGTCCACCGGCTTCTTCACCGACGCCACCAAGGCCAAGACGCACGCCGACAACGGCGCCAAGAAGGTCATCATCTCCGCCCCGGCGAAGAACGAGGACCTCACCGTGGTGATGGGCATCAACCACGACCTGTACGACGCCGAGAAGCACACCGTGATCTCGAACGCGTCCTGCACCACCAACTGCCTGGCCCCGCTGGCCAAGGTCCTGCACGACGCGTTCACGATCGAAAAGGGTCTGATGACCACGATCCACGCGTACACCCAGGACCAGAACCTGCAGGACGGCCCGCACAAGGACCTCCGCCGCGCCCGCGCCGCCGCGCTGAACGTCGTGCCGACCTCGACCGGCGCCGCGAAGGCGATCGGCCTGGTCCTGCCGGAGCTGAAGGGCAAGCTCGACGGCTACTCGCTGCGGGTCCCGGTGCCGACCGGCTCGATCACCGACCTGACCGTCGACCTGGCCCGTGAGGTCACCGTCGACGAGGTCAACGAGGCGTACCGCGTCGCGGCCGAGGGTCCGTTCGAGGGCATCCTGCGGTACAGCGAGGACCCGATCGTGTCCTCCGACATCGTCACCGACCCGGCGTCGTGCATCTACGACGCGCCGATCACCAAGGTCATCGGCAACCAGGTCAAGGTGTACGGCTGGTACGACAACGAGTGGGGCTACTCGAACCGTCTCGTCGACCTGGTCAAGCACGTCGGCGCCTCGCTCTGA